A single genomic interval of Chitinophaga sp. 180180018-3 harbors:
- a CDS encoding ATP-binding protein, giving the protein MMTTQSCLSRKNLYFLIVFFLLLISQRPIAVGQSVTKAREDFDKLNKAYYAGNISDDKYLDQAYSLTRGFLDEGIEFKTQELANILSLYKEIAWRKKEYGHPRVNYYLALANNALMFGETGAAMYYTEKESKELEENGRIRPLLADKDKVHILMEQGLYDKVISLYKSKEEYIKHLPELLRNKKTDNVNGMHAIDILMGAFESYMNMHDTTAVYQTALIADQISTELKRKYPINGEFMLYNDYFILLRQHYVALIEGRPTEAEALLDSIQTLKNTYKEQTTAFIERTLFELKIEHFLALKKTDSARLYINKLESLPLFFKNQQPIVDEYKAKLQVAQGDFHGGYTWLTKSLANERKAKSLLMTQMDSLLYAYTDAENTKIELQHSEAIKKQRTLWLVVISFAAAFIVASIYLIMLYRSRKAKSQIEALNNATNMQIISMEEAKHEAVREEQRRLGQDLHDGLSSSIAAIRHQLETLSMDTEDIVLKNKLNRLQLATTNAYEAARRKSHEWFSAADGQQELSFEKQVRLLTDHALPDSRYNKTIHIDDNSLVNVDTDTRIALLRIVQEAITNIIKHARAKKVSILVYEEEDSLILTVSDDGIGLGGKKSASNKSTIGLDSIRRRVQYLNGETNINSNAEGTEIIVSIPLISVGML; this is encoded by the coding sequence ATGATGACAACCCAATCTTGTTTGTCTCGAAAGAATTTGTACTTCCTTATAGTTTTTTTTCTACTCCTGATCAGCCAGCGCCCAATTGCTGTCGGGCAATCGGTAACCAAAGCCAGAGAGGATTTTGACAAGCTGAACAAGGCCTACTATGCTGGTAATATTTCAGATGACAAATACCTGGATCAGGCCTATTCGTTGACTCGGGGATTTCTTGATGAAGGAATCGAATTCAAAACCCAGGAACTGGCAAACATCCTCAGCTTGTATAAGGAGATTGCCTGGAGAAAAAAAGAATACGGACACCCTCGCGTAAACTACTATCTGGCATTAGCCAATAATGCACTAATGTTTGGAGAAACCGGGGCTGCTATGTATTATACAGAAAAAGAATCTAAGGAATTAGAAGAAAACGGTAGAATACGTCCTCTGCTTGCGGATAAGGATAAAGTACATATTTTAATGGAACAGGGATTATATGATAAGGTTATCTCTCTTTATAAGAGTAAAGAAGAGTATATAAAACACCTGCCTGAGCTGCTGCGAAATAAAAAAACTGATAATGTTAACGGAATGCATGCAATAGACATTTTAATGGGAGCATTCGAGTCCTATATGAATATGCATGATACGACAGCTGTTTACCAAACAGCACTGATTGCCGATCAGATTAGTACGGAACTAAAGCGCAAATACCCTATTAATGGAGAATTCATGCTTTATAACGACTATTTTATACTGCTAAGGCAGCATTACGTTGCCCTCATTGAGGGACGCCCAACCGAAGCAGAGGCATTGCTTGATAGTATACAAACACTAAAAAATACGTATAAAGAACAGACGACTGCCTTTATAGAAAGAACACTTTTCGAATTGAAAATAGAGCACTTCCTGGCCTTGAAAAAAACGGATAGTGCCCGCCTTTATATCAATAAACTTGAATCACTTCCCCTTTTTTTTAAAAACCAACAACCGATAGTTGATGAATACAAGGCAAAACTTCAAGTTGCACAAGGAGATTTTCACGGAGGGTATACATGGCTAACCAAATCTTTGGCAAATGAACGAAAGGCGAAGTCATTATTGATGACACAAATGGATAGTTTGCTATATGCCTACACTGACGCCGAGAACACGAAGATTGAGCTTCAGCATTCAGAAGCCATTAAAAAACAGCGAACACTTTGGCTGGTGGTTATTTCATTCGCTGCGGCCTTTATTGTGGCGTCCATCTATCTGATCATGCTTTATCGAAGCAGGAAAGCCAAATCGCAGATTGAAGCATTAAATAACGCGACCAATATGCAGATCATCTCCATGGAGGAGGCTAAACACGAGGCGGTGAGGGAAGAGCAGCGACGGCTTGGGCAGGATCTTCATGATGGCCTTTCTTCGTCTATTGCTGCTATCAGGCATCAGCTGGAAACGCTGTCAATGGATACCGAGGATATTGTCCTGAAGAATAAATTGAATAGATTGCAGTTAGCCACAACCAACGCTTATGAGGCAGCCAGGAGAAAAAGCCATGAATGGTTCAGCGCCGCAGATGGGCAACAGGAGCTATCTTTTGAAAAGCAGGTCAGGCTGCTTACAGATCATGCGTTGCCCGACAGCCGGTACAATAAAACTATTCATATTGACGATAATTCATTGGTTAATGTCGATACAGATACACGAATTGCATTACTCCGTATTGTCCAGGAAGCTATCACCAATATCATCAAGCATGCCAGGGCTAAAAAAGTAAGCATCCTGGTCTATGAAGAAGAAGATAGCCTGATACTGACTGTCAGCGATGACGGGATCGGATTAGGTGGAAAGAAATCCGCCAGTAATAAATCAACTATAGGCCTGGATTCGATTCGTCGCAGGGTACAATATCTAAATGGTGAAACGAACATAAATTCAAATGCTGAAGGTACTGAGATAATTGTATCTATCCCGCTCATATCTGTAGGTATGCTATGA
- a CDS encoding response regulator transcription factor, whose protein sequence is MKKKEAIAIVFDDHLLFADSFSALIERLELFRSVHTLGEEQELTQFLIKHSRSHIYLFLDYYLKNQNGLPLINVARRLNKHVTIIVVSSVVSPTAITNILSYSPHGLISKSSGVDAILECLAMVSRGEQYISPVIAEINSNSNLKNTIPFSARELEILQHFAHGLSIAQTAEQTYLSKHTIVAHRRNMMSKVNVNSITALLSYARKQELI, encoded by the coding sequence ATGAAAAAAAAGGAGGCTATAGCAATCGTATTTGATGATCACCTTTTGTTTGCAGACTCTTTTTCGGCATTGATTGAACGGCTGGAACTTTTTCGTTCAGTACATACGCTTGGCGAGGAGCAGGAATTAACTCAATTCCTGATTAAACATTCCAGGTCGCATATTTATCTATTCCTGGATTATTATTTGAAAAATCAAAATGGGCTTCCGCTTATCAATGTAGCCCGGCGATTAAATAAACATGTTACTATTATTGTAGTAAGCTCTGTAGTCAGTCCAACAGCCATCACCAATATTCTCAGTTATAGCCCCCACGGGCTTATTAGTAAATCATCAGGAGTTGATGCTATTCTCGAATGCCTGGCTATGGTAAGCCGTGGCGAACAATATATCAGTCCGGTGATAGCTGAAATTAACTCGAATTCAAATTTAAAGAACACGATACCATTTTCTGCACGGGAATTGGAGATTTTGCAGCATTTTGCACATGGGTTATCTATTGCCCAAACTGCAGAACAGACCTACCTTAGCAAACATACCATTGTAGCACACAGGCGTAATATGATGTCAAAAGTAAATGTAAATTCCATTACGGCATTGTTGTCATATGCGCGCAAGCAGGAACTCATTTAA
- a CDS encoding ATP-binding protein: MPLNTGIVSTGDQLFPLMMTKKKQDASDSFSKMLISVLVHDLRQPFATLISAADMIKYADHPLSEEELYMIFDHMRHTASKSIKLLDGLVFWMKSQSNGYTYEAQPLHLRDLINNANGLYIHDQASKAIRIANTIPEHQLVHANKEMLQFINRNILSNATKYSPPGGTINISCRVEDNQITVAFADQGMGIREDQLERLFNTQDTRVLDSHYLQGAGIALSICQDMIWQMDGKLWAESAYGHGATFFYSLPLLA, translated from the coding sequence ATGCCTCTAAATACAGGTATTGTATCGACAGGAGACCAATTGTTCCCACTAATGATGACCAAAAAAAAGCAAGATGCTTCAGATAGCTTCAGCAAAATGCTGATTTCAGTATTAGTACATGATCTCAGACAACCATTTGCTACGCTTATCTCAGCTGCAGACATGATCAAATATGCAGATCACCCTTTATCCGAAGAAGAATTATATATGATCTTTGACCATATGCGTCATACGGCATCGAAAAGTATCAAACTGCTCGATGGGCTGGTTTTTTGGATGAAATCTCAAAGCAACGGTTATACTTATGAAGCACAACCATTACACTTACGTGATCTGATCAACAATGCTAATGGGCTGTATATTCATGATCAGGCGAGTAAAGCTATTCGTATTGCTAATACTATCCCAGAGCATCAACTCGTTCATGCAAATAAAGAAATGCTGCAATTCATTAATAGAAATATATTAAGTAATGCCACCAAATACTCTCCTCCAGGGGGAACCATAAACATATCATGCCGTGTTGAAGACAACCAGATTACAGTTGCCTTTGCAGATCAGGGGATGGGAATCAGGGAAGATCAGCTTGAACGGTTATTTAATACTCAGGATACCAGGGTGTTAGACAGCCATTATTTACAGGGCGCCGGAATTGCCTTAAGTATTTGCCAGGATATGATCTGGCAAATGGATGGAAAATTATGGGCGGAATCTGCATACGGTCATGGAGCCACTTTTTTCTATTCATTACCGCTTTTAGCGTAA
- a CDS encoding efflux transporter outer membrane subunit: MKTRHSILFLLVVGLAACRVGRNYQRPPVALPQQFGNAAPSDSSIAEMEWKRFFTDATLQQLIDKALTGNYDLQLAAKKVETAEAYLKQAKLAWLPAFTASASANTNFPSKNSFTGLNLSVNNLGDHLEDFSIGVGMSWEIDIWGKIRRQKEAALASYLQSYEGARAVRTGLVASIANSYFNLLMLDNQLTIARRNLELSDTIVKMIRLQKAAGEVTELGVQQAISQQQTAEMLIPQLEQGITIQENALRILTGELPATIARGSGLGDFHVADSLPAGVPAAMISRRPDVRATEMGLVAANAQVGVAQGSMYPTLNITANGGLNAFKASTWFNMPASLFGTVAGSLTQPIFQRRQLKTQLEVAKIQREQAVIQFRQSALNAIGEVSDALVKLDKTKSQQEIAVRQVSTSQLAVQQAQLLFRSGLANYLEVITAQSRSLQAELSKADIDRQRLSAMVDLYRSLGGGWK; this comes from the coding sequence ATGAAAACAAGACATAGCATATTATTCCTTTTAGTTGTAGGGTTAGCAGCATGCCGGGTTGGCCGTAATTATCAGCGGCCACCGGTGGCGCTGCCCCAGCAGTTCGGGAATGCAGCACCATCGGACAGCAGCATTGCGGAGATGGAATGGAAGCGTTTTTTTACTGATGCAACTTTACAGCAGTTGATAGATAAGGCCCTTACCGGCAACTATGATCTGCAGCTGGCAGCAAAGAAGGTAGAAACAGCAGAAGCTTATTTGAAGCAGGCGAAACTGGCGTGGTTGCCTGCATTCACCGCCTCCGCTTCCGCTAACACCAACTTCCCTTCAAAGAACAGTTTTACAGGATTGAATCTCTCTGTTAATAACCTGGGAGATCATTTGGAAGATTTCAGTATAGGCGTGGGGATGTCGTGGGAGATAGATATATGGGGCAAGATTCGCCGTCAGAAAGAAGCAGCGCTGGCCAGTTATCTGCAGTCGTACGAAGGTGCGAGAGCAGTAAGAACCGGTCTGGTGGCTTCTATCGCCAACAGTTATTTCAACCTGCTGATGCTGGATAATCAGCTCACCATTGCCAGGAGGAACCTGGAGCTCAGCGACACCATCGTAAAGATGATCCGTTTGCAGAAGGCAGCGGGAGAAGTTACTGAGCTGGGTGTGCAGCAGGCTATATCCCAGCAGCAGACAGCAGAGATGCTGATACCGCAGCTGGAGCAGGGAATCACCATCCAGGAGAATGCGTTACGTATTCTTACAGGAGAACTGCCGGCCACTATAGCCCGTGGTAGTGGCCTTGGTGATTTCCATGTAGCAGATTCACTGCCTGCAGGCGTACCAGCGGCGATGATCAGTCGCCGCCCGGATGTGAGGGCCACCGAAATGGGCCTGGTAGCAGCCAATGCGCAGGTAGGAGTGGCGCAGGGAAGCATGTACCCAACCCTGAACATCACCGCCAATGGAGGTTTGAATGCCTTCAAGGCCAGCACCTGGTTTAACATGCCGGCATCGTTGTTTGGTACAGTGGCCGGAAGCCTGACGCAGCCTATCTTCCAGCGCCGACAGCTGAAAACCCAGCTGGAAGTGGCTAAGATACAGCGTGAGCAGGCCGTGATCCAGTTCAGGCAATCGGCACTGAATGCTATAGGAGAGGTGAGCGATGCGTTGGTGAAATTGGATAAAACAAAGAGTCAGCAGGAAATCGCCGTACGACAGGTAAGTACCTCCCAGCTGGCGGTTCAGCAGGCACAGTTGCTTTTCCGCAGTGGGCTGGCTAACTACCTGGAAGTGATCACCGCACAATCCCGTTCATTACAGGCGGAGCTGTCGAAGGCTGATATAGACCGGCAGCGTCTGAGTGCGATGGTAGACCTTTACCGTTCGCTTGGTGGAGGATGGAAGTAA
- a CDS encoding efflux RND transporter permease subunit — protein sequence MFRKFIERPVLATVISIILVILGILALYTLPMSQFPEIAPPSVAVTASYPGANAEVVARSVATPIEEAVNGVENMTYMTSNSNNDGSMTLNIYFKLGTNPDLAAVNVQNRVAKATSLLPAEVVQAGISTQKQQTSMIMVVNLMSDKPEYDETFLQNYAKINIIPEIQRVNGVGQAMVFGAKDYSMRIWLKPERLTAYNMSPQEVLGAIHDQNLEAAPGRFGESSKESFEYVIKYKGKLNKNQQYEDIILRANADGSVVRLKDVARVEFGSFSYGSDTRVNGKYGIGIAINQTSGSNANEIQENINKLMKKAGASLPTGIEYFNIYSTKEYLDESIDQVKHTLIEAFILVFIVVFIFLQDLRSTLIPAIAVPVAIVGTFFFMKLFGFSINLLTLFALILAIGIVVDDAIVVVEAVHAKMERGANPRNATLSSMQEISGAIISITLVMSAVFIPVGFMEGPAGVFYRQFAFTLAIAILISALNALTLSPALCALILKNNHATGHDEKHGAPAKKGFGQRFFTAFNTGFNAMTSKYGNGLQFLIKNRWVAVGGLIIVTIATVWLMRKTPSGFIPTEDQGFAVYSVTMPPGSSLERTREVVAKVEHIVKDLESSKAYLSVSGFNFLSNSSSATSGVGFIKLKPHADRGAIKDINALMGMLQQKLASIPEASVFVFNMPTVPGFSNVAGFEVVLQDRTGGPLDKLGQTAYGFIGELMQRKEIAFAFTTFNNGHPQYELEIDDRKAKQLGVAVGDILQTMQVYYGSMYASDFNRFGKYYRVIVQADADRRKDPASLDGVYVKNQHGEMVPINTMVSLQRVYGPETVTRNNLFNAVTINGQAKPGYSSGDAIKAVEEVAAKYLPRGFTYEWVGMTKEEISAGNQAVIIFSLCLIFVYFLLAAQYESYILPLAVILSIPLGIFGVFVFINLFGIDNNIYVQVGLIMLIGLLAKNAILIVEYAVQRRRSGMGLVASAIRAAKLRLRPILMTSFAFIAGLLPLMRATGSSALGNRSISTGAAGGMLTGVILGVFAIPVLYVIFQYLQEKISRKPMVVEASEEVLVH from the coding sequence ATGTTTAGAAAATTTATAGAACGGCCGGTATTGGCCACAGTTATATCCATCATACTGGTCATCCTGGGGATACTGGCGTTGTATACGCTGCCCATGAGCCAGTTCCCGGAAATTGCGCCGCCGAGTGTTGCGGTAACAGCATCTTATCCGGGCGCCAACGCGGAAGTGGTAGCACGTTCTGTAGCCACTCCCATAGAAGAGGCGGTGAATGGTGTGGAGAACATGACTTACATGACCTCCAACTCCAACAACGATGGTTCCATGACCCTGAACATTTATTTCAAACTTGGAACGAATCCGGATCTGGCTGCCGTAAACGTGCAGAACCGCGTAGCGAAAGCTACCAGTCTGCTGCCGGCAGAAGTAGTGCAGGCAGGTATCAGTACGCAGAAACAGCAGACCAGCATGATCATGGTGGTGAACCTGATGAGCGACAAGCCTGAATACGACGAAACATTTCTGCAGAACTACGCCAAGATTAACATCATCCCGGAAATCCAGCGTGTGAACGGGGTAGGCCAGGCGATGGTGTTTGGCGCGAAGGATTACTCCATGCGTATCTGGCTCAAACCTGAAAGGCTGACAGCGTATAATATGTCGCCCCAGGAAGTGTTGGGTGCTATCCACGATCAGAATCTGGAAGCGGCTCCCGGCCGTTTCGGAGAGTCCAGCAAGGAATCTTTCGAATATGTAATCAAGTATAAAGGAAAGCTGAACAAGAACCAGCAGTACGAAGACATTATTCTGCGTGCCAATGCCGATGGTTCTGTAGTACGGCTGAAAGATGTGGCCCGCGTGGAATTTGGCTCCTTTAGTTATGGTAGTGATACCCGTGTGAATGGTAAATATGGTATTGGTATTGCCATTAACCAGACATCAGGATCAAACGCCAATGAGATACAGGAGAATATCAACAAATTAATGAAGAAAGCAGGCGCGAGTTTGCCTACCGGTATCGAGTACTTTAATATCTATAGCACCAAAGAATACCTCGACGAATCCATTGACCAGGTGAAACACACGCTGATTGAAGCGTTTATCCTGGTATTCATTGTGGTATTCATCTTCCTGCAGGATCTGCGTTCTACGCTGATCCCTGCGATAGCGGTACCAGTAGCCATTGTAGGTACTTTCTTCTTCATGAAATTATTTGGGTTCTCTATCAACCTGCTGACGTTGTTCGCGCTTATCCTGGCGATTGGTATTGTGGTGGATGACGCCATTGTGGTGGTGGAAGCGGTGCATGCGAAGATGGAGCGGGGGGCTAATCCGCGGAATGCGACCTTATCGTCTATGCAGGAGATATCCGGTGCGATTATATCCATTACGCTGGTAATGTCGGCCGTGTTCATTCCTGTTGGTTTCATGGAAGGCCCGGCGGGCGTGTTTTACCGGCAGTTTGCCTTCACGCTGGCGATCGCCATCCTTATCTCGGCGCTGAACGCGTTGACGCTGAGCCCTGCGTTGTGTGCCCTGATATTGAAGAATAACCACGCAACCGGACATGACGAAAAACATGGAGCTCCGGCGAAGAAAGGTTTCGGACAGCGTTTCTTTACCGCATTCAATACCGGCTTCAATGCCATGACCTCTAAATATGGCAACGGGCTGCAGTTCCTGATCAAGAACAGGTGGGTAGCTGTTGGTGGATTGATCATTGTTACCATCGCCACTGTGTGGCTGATGCGCAAAACGCCATCAGGGTTTATTCCTACAGAGGACCAGGGATTTGCAGTGTATTCAGTTACCATGCCTCCCGGATCTTCTCTGGAGCGCACCCGCGAAGTAGTGGCGAAAGTAGAACATATCGTAAAAGACCTGGAGTCGTCTAAAGCATATCTGAGTGTATCAGGTTTCAACTTCCTGTCGAACTCCAGCAGTGCCACCTCCGGCGTAGGTTTCATCAAACTGAAGCCACATGCTGATCGTGGCGCCATCAAAGACATCAATGCGCTTATGGGCATGTTGCAGCAGAAACTTGCCAGCATTCCGGAAGCAAGCGTGTTCGTATTTAATATGCCTACCGTACCGGGTTTCAGTAACGTAGCCGGTTTCGAAGTAGTGTTGCAGGACCGTACAGGTGGGCCGCTCGACAAACTGGGGCAAACAGCCTACGGATTTATTGGGGAGCTGATGCAGCGTAAAGAGATTGCCTTTGCATTTACCACATTCAACAACGGACATCCGCAATATGAGCTGGAGATCGACGATCGTAAGGCGAAGCAGCTGGGAGTAGCCGTGGGTGATATCCTGCAAACCATGCAGGTGTATTACGGAAGTATGTATGCGTCTGACTTCAACCGTTTTGGTAAGTACTACCGTGTGATTGTGCAGGCAGATGCGGACCGCCGTAAAGATCCTGCCTCACTGGATGGGGTATACGTAAAGAATCAGCATGGCGAGATGGTACCCATCAACACGATGGTATCACTGCAACGGGTATACGGACCTGAAACAGTAACCCGTAACAACCTGTTCAACGCTGTAACCATCAACGGTCAGGCTAAGCCCGGATACAGCAGTGGCGACGCCATCAAAGCGGTGGAAGAAGTAGCAGCGAAGTATCTGCCAAGAGGGTTTACCTATGAGTGGGTAGGTATGACGAAGGAAGAGATCAGTGCAGGTAACCAGGCGGTGATCATCTTTAGCCTGTGTCTCATCTTTGTATACTTCCTGCTGGCAGCACAATATGAGAGTTACATATTGCCACTGGCAGTAATCCTCTCTATTCCGCTGGGTATCTTTGGTGTGTTTGTATTCATCAACCTGTTTGGTATCGACAACAACATCTATGTACAGGTAGGATTGATTATGTTGATAGGGTTGCTGGCGAAAAACGCGATCCTGATTGTGGAGTACGCCGTACAGCGCAGACGCAGTGGTATGGGATTGGTAGCTTCTGCTATACGTGCGGCCAAGCTCCGTTTGCGCCCGATTCTCATGACCTCTTTCGCCTTTATTGCGGGCTTGTTGCCGCTGATGCGTGCAACAGGATCATCCGCCCTGGGTAACCGGTCTATCAGTACCGGTGCCGCCGGAGGTATGCTCACAGGCGTGATACTGGGTGTATTTGCGATCCCGGTATTGTATGTGATATTCCAGTACCTGCAGGAAAAGATAAGCCGGAAACCAATGGTAGTAGAGGCTTCCGAAGAAGTACTGGTACATTAA
- a CDS encoding efflux RND transporter periplasmic adaptor subunit: MKPLKSTIANLPAGLFYSLIVISVMSACSASQAKNEAPPPAPLPVLKLSTVPATTYREFSAALEGRTNVEIRPQVEGTLEKIYVDEGAYVKAGQPLFKINDRMYSEQQSNASASLQAAKANLEKAKVEVDRLTPLVNNNVVSDVQLKTAQANYEAAKAAVGQAQAQLGSTHINVGYTLITAPVSGYIGRIPYKIGALVGRAEPQPLTILSDVNEVYAYFSMSEPEFLKFKNETPGNTIADKVKHLPAVELKLADNSIYPEKGRIETMEGQFDKTMGAVSFRATFPNTSGLLRSGNTGKVRLPEQFADVVIVPTEATYELQDKVMVFAVADSNKVTGIPITIAGKSGNYYFVEKGVKAGQRIVYTGLDRLHDGTVIAPQQMSLDSLLKVRPL, encoded by the coding sequence ATGAAACCATTGAAATCAACAATTGCTAATTTGCCGGCGGGCTTATTTTATAGTTTGATCGTTATTTCTGTGATGTCGGCCTGCAGTGCATCTCAGGCGAAGAACGAAGCGCCGCCTCCTGCACCGTTGCCTGTGCTGAAGCTGAGCACCGTGCCGGCCACTACCTATAGGGAATTCAGCGCAGCGCTGGAAGGCCGTACCAACGTGGAAATCCGCCCACAGGTGGAAGGAACACTGGAAAAGATTTATGTGGATGAAGGTGCCTATGTAAAAGCTGGTCAACCTTTATTCAAAATCAACGACCGGATGTACAGCGAACAACAAAGCAATGCCAGTGCTTCATTACAGGCTGCCAAAGCGAACCTGGAAAAAGCAAAGGTAGAAGTAGACAGGCTTACGCCGCTGGTAAACAACAATGTAGTATCTGATGTACAGCTAAAAACTGCACAGGCAAATTACGAAGCTGCGAAAGCTGCAGTAGGCCAGGCGCAGGCACAGCTCGGATCTACTCACATCAATGTAGGGTATACCCTGATCACGGCTCCTGTTAGTGGATATATAGGAAGGATTCCTTACAAGATAGGCGCGTTGGTTGGCAGGGCAGAACCACAGCCCCTCACCATATTGTCGGACGTAAACGAGGTGTATGCTTATTTTTCCATGAGCGAACCCGAGTTCCTGAAATTTAAGAACGAAACACCCGGCAATACAATTGCAGATAAGGTGAAACACCTGCCTGCAGTGGAGTTGAAGCTGGCCGACAACAGTATTTATCCTGAGAAAGGACGGATTGAAACCATGGAAGGACAGTTCGATAAAACAATGGGTGCGGTAAGCTTCCGGGCTACGTTCCCGAATACTTCCGGGTTACTCCGTTCCGGTAATACAGGAAAAGTACGTTTGCCTGAACAGTTTGCAGATGTGGTAATAGTACCCACAGAAGCTACTTATGAACTGCAGGATAAAGTAATGGTATTTGCAGTGGCAGACAGCAACAAGGTTACTGGTATTCCCATCACTATAGCCGGTAAAAGCGGTAACTATTATTTCGTAGAGAAAGGCGTTAAAGCTGGTCAGCGTATCGTATACACTGGTCTGGACCGCCTGCACGATGGTACCGTGATCGCTCCGCAACAGATGTCGCTCGACAGCCTGTTGAAAGTGAGGCCGCTCTAA
- a CDS encoding helix-turn-helix domain-containing protein — protein MNYLYPTETVKNITQKSTTTMEVIASVATRSSVVEIANCDYAEGANFYMGEWKGECFGDEMNVPHRHNGYSVDILIKGTIRQSIDFKEYHIQAPALMLLEPDQVHQHVMSEDAELINIYFTDDFLVPEMQGVVSCWRCVFSSGMIPLSEEELEEVLGYADLIRKEYHGNKLRKDAIIRNLLNAFVIACGRISEPSGNWMNGESSQYNMVRQFKMLVDQHFHQKPQVSDYAEMLYVSPGHLNDTVKALLGKNAKYIIDEKRIMEAKRLLYWGEHSIKQIAAQLNFEDDAYFNRFFKKHSGYTPASFQRSIREKYN, from the coding sequence ATGAATTACCTTTACCCTACGGAAACAGTAAAAAACATTACCCAAAAAAGTACAACAACAATGGAAGTAATAGCAAGTGTTGCAACACGTAGTTCTGTTGTGGAGATCGCCAATTGTGATTACGCGGAGGGGGCTAATTTTTATATGGGCGAATGGAAAGGAGAGTGTTTTGGAGATGAAATGAATGTTCCCCACCGTCATAATGGATATAGTGTAGATATATTAATTAAAGGTACAATCCGGCAGTCGATCGATTTTAAGGAATACCACATACAGGCACCGGCATTGATGTTGCTGGAGCCGGACCAGGTTCATCAGCATGTAATGAGTGAAGATGCAGAGCTGATCAATATTTACTTCACCGATGATTTTCTGGTGCCGGAAATGCAGGGTGTAGTGAGTTGCTGGCGTTGCGTTTTCAGTTCAGGAATGATTCCGTTGAGTGAGGAGGAGCTGGAGGAAGTATTGGGGTATGCAGATTTGATTCGCAAGGAGTATCATGGAAACAAGCTGCGCAAAGATGCGATCATCCGCAACCTGTTGAATGCTTTTGTGATTGCCTGTGGAAGAATTTCTGAGCCTTCGGGCAACTGGATGAACGGAGAAAGCTCACAATATAATATGGTGAGGCAATTCAAGATGCTGGTAGATCAGCATTTCCATCAGAAGCCGCAGGTATCCGACTATGCAGAAATGTTATATGTTTCCCCTGGTCATCTGAATGATACCGTGAAAGCCTTGTTGGGGAAAAATGCAAAATACATTATCGACGAAAAGCGGATTATGGAAGCAAAACGTCTCTTATATTGGGGCGAACATTCTATCAAACAAATTGCTGCTCAATTGAATTTTGAGGACGACGCATATTTCAACAGGTTTTTTAAGAAACATTCGGGATATACTCCGGCATCGTTTCAAAGGAGTATCCGTGAAAAGTACAATTAA